ACGAGGGCGGGATTTCCCATTCTTTCCTGCATGACCACTCTTTCCTGCATGATATGTCTCCTTGATGTGTTTGTCGGTTGACGCTCCGCCGGCGCTGTCACATCGGCCGGGTTTCGTTCGTCATGGCTTTGACGGAATGCAGTGGAGGAATGTGACGGATGGACGAGAAAAAATGGTTGGCCGACGAATTCGAAGCGAACAGGGCGCATCTGAGGGCCGCCGCCTATCGCATGCTCGGCTCGCGCAGCGAGGCTGAGGATGCCGTCCAGGAGGCCTGGCTACGGCTCAGCCGTACGGACACGACCGATGTCGGTAATCTCGGCGGCTGGCTGACGACGGTGGTGGCGCGCATCTGCCTCGACATGCTGCGCACGCGCAAGACCCGCCGTGAGGAGCCGCTGGAGATGCCGGTCCATGCCGTGATCGCCGATCCGGCAAACGATCCGGAGCGCGACGCAGCCTTCGCCGAATCGGTCGGCGTGGCGCTGCTCGTCGTGCTGCAGACGCTGGCGCCCGCCGAACGTGTCGCCTTCGTGCTGCACGACATGTTCGATCTGCCCTTCGACGAGATCGCGCCAATCATCGGCCGCTCGTCTGCCGCTGTCCGGCAACTTGCAAGCCGCGCCCGCCGTCGGGTGCAGGGGGCGGACGAGGCGCCGGATGTTGATTTCGGCCGCAAGCGGACGATCGCGGAGGCTTTTTTGACGGCATCGCGCAACGGCGATCTTGAGGCGTTGCTCGCCGTGCTTGCCCCCGATGTCGTCTTCCGGCCGGATGCGACGGCGGCGCGGTTCGGCACCATTGGCGAAACGCGTGGCGCTGCTGGGGTAGCCGAAGCCTTCAAGGGGCGGGCGCAGGCGGCAGAGATTGCCGTTGTCGACGGCGAGCTCGGATTTGTCGTGCAGATCGGCGGCCAGCTCCGCGTCGTCGTGGCGTTGACGATCGCTGGTGGCAGGATTGCTGCGATCGACGCCATTGCCGATCCGGATCACCTCGAAAGGCTTGACTACTCGATCCTTCGGGATTGAAAATAAACGCTGATTTGCCGGATCCTGGCAATAGGCGCGCTTTGGAACAAGGCGCGCCATCGACGTTTCCTCAGCGCCGAATCCCGCGTCATCGTCCTTGACAGCAGCACCCTCAGCTTTATTCTATTATAAAGATTTATATAGCATAACTATGGAATTCAACGATATGACCATGTCAAGCGACCGGGCTCGGAAGCCGCTTCTCCTCACCAATGTCAAACCAATGGCTTTCGGGGCGGGCACAGTCGAAGGGGCGATCGACATTCTCGTCAATGCCGATGGCAGGATCGCCAAAATCGGTCCATCACTCGCGATCTCCAAGGATGTGACGCGCATCGATGGCAAGGGTGCCTTCGTCTCGCCGGGCTGGATCGATCTGCACGTGCATATCTGGCACGGCGGCACCGACATTTCCATTCGCCCGTCCGAATGCGGCGTCGAGCGCGGCGTCACCACGCTGGTCGATGCCGGTTCGGCCGGCGAGGCGAATTTCCATGGCTTCCGCGAATATATCATCGAACCCGCCCGCGAGCGCATCAAGGCCTTCCTGAACCTCGGCTCGATTGGCCTCGTCGCCTGCAACCGCGTCGTCGAACTCAGGGATATAAGAGATATCGATCTCGACCGCATCCTCGAAGTCTATGCCGAAAACAGTGAGCACATCGTCGGCATCAAGGTACGTGCCAGCCATGTCATCACCGGCTCCTGGGGCGTCACCCCCGTCAAGCTCGGCAAGAAAATCGCCAAGATCCTGAAAGTGCCGATGATGGTGCATGTCGGCGAGCCGCCGGCACTCTATGACGAAGTGCTGGAGATCCTCGGCCCCGGCGACGTCGTCACCCATTGTTTCAACGGCAAGGCCGGTTCGAGCATCATGGAGGACGAGGATCTCTTCAATCTCGCCGAGCGCTGCGCCTCCGAGGGTATCCGCCTCGACATCGGCCATGGCGGCGCATCCTTCTCCTTCAAGGTGGCGGAAGCGGCGATCGCGCGCGGGCTTCTGCCGTTCTCGATCTCGACCGACCTGCACGGCCATTCGATGAATTTCCCGGTCTGGGACCTGGCGACGACGATGTCGAAGCTGCTCAGCGTCGGCATGCCCTTCGACAAGGTGGTGGAGGCCGTCACCCACGCGCCGGCATCAGTCATCAAGCTGTCGATGGAGAACCGGCTTTCGGTCGGCGCGCAGGCCGAATTCACCATTTTCGACCTCGTTGATTCCGACCTTGAGGCGACGGATTCCAACGGCGACGTCTCCGTCCTCAACAACCTGTTCGAGCCGCGGTATGCGGTGATCGGCGCCGAGGCCTTTACCGCCAGCCGCTACGTGCCGCGGGCACGCAAGCTCGTGCGCCACACCCACGGTTATTCCTATCGGTAGGAACTGCCGCCGGGCTTGGTTCGATCATCGATCCGCTTGCAAGGCGTCAGCTGTTTGGTGGTTCCACGGATTTACGACAGTAAGTCCTGCGGCCTCGGAGGGGCTTACAGACGATCATTCAAACCTCAATGGCTCCGCTG
The Rhizobium leguminosarum DNA segment above includes these coding regions:
- a CDS encoding sigma-70 family RNA polymerase sigma factor, with amino-acid sequence MDEKKWLADEFEANRAHLRAAAYRMLGSRSEAEDAVQEAWLRLSRTDTTDVGNLGGWLTTVVARICLDMLRTRKTRREEPLEMPVHAVIADPANDPERDAAFAESVGVALLVVLQTLAPAERVAFVLHDMFDLPFDEIAPIIGRSSAAVRQLASRARRRVQGADEAPDVDFGRKRTIAEAFLTASRNGDLEALLAVLAPDVVFRPDATAARFGTIGETRGAAGVAEAFKGRAQAAEIAVVDGELGFVVQIGGQLRVVVALTIAGGRIAAIDAIADPDHLERLDYSILRD
- a CDS encoding amidohydrolase/deacetylase family metallohydrolase, whose amino-acid sequence is MSSDRARKPLLLTNVKPMAFGAGTVEGAIDILVNADGRIAKIGPSLAISKDVTRIDGKGAFVSPGWIDLHVHIWHGGTDISIRPSECGVERGVTTLVDAGSAGEANFHGFREYIIEPARERIKAFLNLGSIGLVACNRVVELRDIRDIDLDRILEVYAENSEHIVGIKVRASHVITGSWGVTPVKLGKKIAKILKVPMMVHVGEPPALYDEVLEILGPGDVVTHCFNGKAGSSIMEDEDLFNLAERCASEGIRLDIGHGGASFSFKVAEAAIARGLLPFSISTDLHGHSMNFPVWDLATTMSKLLSVGMPFDKVVEAVTHAPASVIKLSMENRLSVGAQAEFTIFDLVDSDLEATDSNGDVSVLNNLFEPRYAVIGAEAFTASRYVPRARKLVRHTHGYSYR